The DNA sequence AAGCGGCGGAAAAAGCCTTATGGCAGGCTTGGCTGGGCATTAGCGGCAAGGTGCAGGCGGCGGTGGCGGCAAAAGATTATTTTGCCGCACTGCAAGCCTTGGGCGAATTGGCAGCGCCATTGGAAGCTTTCTTTGCCGATGTAATGGTGATGGCGGATGATGCCGCTTTGCGTGCCAACCGCTTGGCATTGCTGACAACCATGCAGCAAGGCTTTGCGCAAATTGCTGATTTGTCGCTCTTGCAAGGCTAGGCATGGAGCAGGCGCCGCAATATAGCCCGAAAGAAAAAATCCGCCACATCGGCGCCGCCTGCGTTTTTCTGGCGGTGGCGGCTATAGAATGGGCTAAACCCGTATTGGAACGGTGGTTGGCTTGTCGGCACGATGGCAATGTCATCATGCTCTATGCCGTCTTTGCCGGCTATCCGAGTTTCTTGGCGGCGGGATTATTGGCATTAAACGGCAGAATGTTTTACCGCGTGTGGCGGCAGCGGCAATATCCGCCGCAGGGCATGAAAACCTATCGCCCCACGCCTTATGTTTACGGTGGTAAAGCGCGGCTGAGAGCGGCAGGCTTTTTTCTGATTTGTGCCTTTTTGCTCGGTATTGCCGCTTATGCCGCTGTTTATGTGTACGATTTTATTGCCGCCGGAGATGTCCAAACCTCTCAAGGTCTGTGTGCAATAAGGACAGAACATGGAATTTAATTGGATTTTTTATCTTTTGCTAGGCTTGCTCGGCATTATCTGCGGCATTATCAATATCTTGGCGGGCGGCGGTTCGAATATTATTTTGCCGCTGCTGATGATATTCGGCTTGGATCCGCAAACCGCCAATGCGACCAACCGCGTCGGGATTTGGTTTCAGGGCATGGCGGGTTTATTCGGCTTTCGCCGCGCCAAGGCTTTGCCCACGCAGGATATCGGCGGCATTGTGCTGCCGACGGTCTGCGGCGCGCTTGTCGGCGCTGTCTTGGCGGCAAAATTGGATGTGATTGTTGCTTGGCTGCCTTTTGAGCAGGTTTCTGCCGAATGGCTGATGAAGATGATTTTATTGGGCGCGATGCTTTTTGTGGCGGCGATGTTTTTATTTAAACCGCAGGCGGTAATGCATGCGCCGAATACGGAATTGAGCGTCAAGCAAAGCAGGGCGGCATGGGGCTGGCTGTTTGCGGCAGGTTTGTACGGCAGTTTTGTGCAGGCGGGCGTGGGGTTTGTCTTGCTGACCGCTTTGGCGGGTGCTTTGCATTATGATTTGCGCCGTGCCAATGCCTTGAAATTGGTCTGCACCATGCTGTTTACCAGTATTGCTTTGGGCATTTTCATCTGGCAGGGGCAGGTGTTGTGGAAAGTGGGCTTGTTATTGGCGCTGGGCAATTCCGTCGGCGCATTAATCGGTGTACGTTTTGCCCTCTCGATTAGCCAAAACAGCATCCGCTGGATTTTGTTTTTAATGACGGTGGCGGCGGTGATTGCCGCTTTGTGGTTTTAATTGTGTTTGCAGAATGAAAAGCGTAATGTAAGCATTTTTTGATTAAGGGAGAAAGCGATGAGAACAGAAATTCCGGCGGTCTTCGGCAGTGTATTTGCGCCGGAAATGCCGATTGTATATTGTGAAGACGGCGCTTGGGGCGAGCTGCAATGGCAGCCCAGCAATGAGCTGAAAATCCATCCTGCCGCGCATTGCCTGCATTATGGCAGCGAGATTTTCGAGGGCATGAAAGCCTTTCGCCATGAAGACGGCTCGGTGCATATTTTCCGCCTGGATGCCGGCGTGGAGAGAATGCGCAAAAGCGCGGCGGCAATGAGCATGCCGGTGCCACCGGTGGAATTGCTGAAAAATATGATTGTCGAGGCGGTGCGCCGTGCGCAGGAAGAAGTGCCCGACCAACGCGGTGCCTTATATATCCGCCCCGCCTTAATCGGTACCGAGCCGAATATCGGTAGTGCGGGTTCGCCGAGCAAAAGCGCGGCATTATTCGTGCTGCTCTCTCCGGTGGGCGATTATTTCAAACAAGGTTCGGAATTGCGCGTATTGGTGGAAACCGACCATCTGCGCTGCGCGCCGCATATGGGCAGCATCAAGACCGGCGGCAATTATGCTTCCGCCCTCTATTGGACGATGCAGGCGTTGGAAAAGCATCATGCCAAGCAAGTATTGTTCTGTCCCAACGGCGATGTGCAGGAAACAGGAGCTTCCAATTTCGTTTTGATTGACGGCAAGACCCTGATTACCAAACCGCTGACCAGTGAATTTTTGCACGGCATTACGCGCTCAAGTCTGCTGACGGTGGCAAAAGACCACGGCTATAGTATCGAAGAGCGCCATTTTACCGTTGATGAAATGAAAGAACGGATTGCCAATGGTGCGGAAGCATTGCTGAGCGGCACGGCGGCGGTATTGTCGCCGGTAACCGTCTTGATTATTGAAGGACAAGACGTGGCGGTGAAAAGTCAAAGCGAAGCCTTGAAATTGCGCAGCCTGATTACCGATATCCAATACGGCCGCAGTGCAGATA is a window from the Suttonella indologenes genome containing:
- a CDS encoding sulfite exporter TauE/SafE family protein produces the protein MEFNWIFYLLLGLLGIICGIINILAGGGSNIILPLLMIFGLDPQTANATNRVGIWFQGMAGLFGFRRAKALPTQDIGGIVLPTVCGALVGAVLAAKLDVIVAWLPFEQVSAEWLMKMILLGAMLFVAAMFLFKPQAVMHAPNTELSVKQSRAAWGWLFAAGLYGSFVQAGVGFVLLTALAGALHYDLRRANALKLVCTMLFTSIALGIFIWQGQVLWKVGLLLALGNSVGALIGVRFALSISQNSIRWILFLMTVAAVIAALWF
- the ilvE gene encoding branched-chain-amino-acid transaminase, which translates into the protein MRTEIPAVFGSVFAPEMPIVYCEDGAWGELQWQPSNELKIHPAAHCLHYGSEIFEGMKAFRHEDGSVHIFRLDAGVERMRKSAAAMSMPVPPVELLKNMIVEAVRRAQEEVPDQRGALYIRPALIGTEPNIGSAGSPSKSAALFVLLSPVGDYFKQGSELRVLVETDHLRCAPHMGSIKTGGNYASALYWTMQALEKHHAKQVLFCPNGDVQETGASNFVLIDGKTLITKPLTSEFLHGITRSSLLTVAKDHGYSIEERHFTVDEMKERIANGAEALLSGTAAVLSPVTVLIIEGQDVAVKSQSEALKLRSLITDIQYGRSADKHGWLTKV